A part of Peptostreptococcaceae bacterium genomic DNA contains:
- a CDS encoding ABC transporter substrate-binding protein, giving the protein MNRKIISLLLCIALLALPLSGCSSADTEPANEEVASTITITDDNDNVIILPSDINRVVVTDIYPFASILTIFLGSAEKLVGIHPVCMSAAKSGLLSELFPEILNADTSFMTSNNLNIEQLLKLNPDVVFYGANNHTLGDTLTKAGIAAVAVSPSKWDCDVIETYDQWVSMLSKIFPERAEISEKVSTYSKEVYDSIQKTVSKIEDTDKKKILFLFKYDKATMITSGKKFFGQYWCDAVGGINVGEVIEEGNSIAAINMEQVYEWNPDVIFITNFTSSQPEDLYNNKIGGDDWSSVTAVKNGEVYKLPLGSYRGFTPGADTPVILLWMAQKVYPKLFANVDMVKQVKDYYMNLYGVELTDEQVNRMYNPSRDGAAGF; this is encoded by the coding sequence ATGAATAGAAAAATTATTTCACTGCTCTTATGTATTGCACTTCTTGCACTACCACTTAGCGGATGCTCATCAGCGGATACCGAGCCGGCTAATGAGGAAGTTGCTTCCACTATTACAATTACAGATGATAATGACAATGTGATTATACTTCCCAGCGATATCAATCGAGTAGTAGTTACCGATATCTACCCATTTGCATCAATTCTTACTATATTTCTTGGCTCTGCCGAAAAATTGGTAGGCATTCATCCTGTATGTATGAGTGCGGCAAAATCAGGACTTCTTAGCGAACTTTTTCCTGAAATTCTAAATGCAGATACCAGCTTTATGACAAGCAACAACTTGAATATTGAGCAGTTATTGAAGCTTAATCCTGATGTTGTATTTTATGGCGCAAATAACCATACTCTTGGTGACACCTTGACAAAAGCGGGTATTGCAGCCGTGGCCGTCTCACCTAGCAAGTGGGATTGTGACGTCATAGAGACATATGATCAATGGGTTTCCATGTTAAGCAAGATTTTCCCTGAAAGAGCTGAAATCTCCGAAAAAGTATCTACATATAGCAAAGAAGTTTATGACAGCATTCAAAAGACTGTAAGCAAAATAGAAGATACAGATAAAAAGAAAATTCTTTTCCTCTTTAAATACGATAAAGCCACAATGATCACATCAGGGAAGAAGTTCTTCGGTCAGTACTGGTGCGATGCTGTTGGCGGCATCAACGTGGGAGAAGTAATCGAAGAAGGGAATTCTATTGCTGCTATAAACATGGAGCAGGTATATGAGTGGAATCCCGATGTCATTTTTATTACAAACTTCACATCCTCACAACCGGAAGACCTTTACAATAACAAAATCGGAGGCGATGATTGGAGCAGCGTGACTGCTGTTAAAAATGGCGAGGTTTATAAGCTTCCCCTCGGTTCTTACAGGGGCTTTACCCCAGGCGCCGATACGCCTGTTATACTTCTTTGGATGGCCCAAAAGGTATATCCAAAGCTTTTTGCAAATGTGGATATGGTAAAGCAAGTCAAAGACTATTACATGAACCTGTATGGTGTAGAGCTTACTGATGAGCAGGTAAATAGAATGTATAATCCTTCTCGAGATGGGGCTGCAGGATTTTAA
- a CDS encoding ABC transporter ATP-binding protein, whose amino-acid sequence MIFEVRNGSFQYSKEKKLLRHINFCLEKPQVLSVLGVNGIGKTTMLKCMLGLLPWSQGSTILYGTDLKEMCYKKIWQNIGYVPQAKTSAFSYTVEDMVLLGRGSYLGAFGQPGKKDRKIAHECLELIGISHLKNKLCNQISGGELQMVLIARALAAKPSLLVLDEPESNLDFKNQMIVLSTIEKLCKEQQISTIVNTHYPEHAIAISQKALLLNQDGTSLFGDTAEILNEDNLRQAFGVNVKIKTMVFKEKTHTCVVPISLLS is encoded by the coding sequence TTGATATTCGAAGTACGTAACGGTAGTTTTCAATATTCAAAAGAAAAGAAATTGCTGCGCCATATCAATTTTTGCCTGGAAAAGCCACAAGTTCTGTCTGTTCTTGGTGTCAATGGAATCGGTAAAACAACTATGCTTAAATGCATGCTGGGACTTCTTCCTTGGAGCCAAGGAAGTACAATTTTATATGGAACTGATTTAAAGGAAATGTGCTATAAAAAAATTTGGCAAAACATAGGCTATGTACCCCAGGCAAAAACATCGGCATTTTCCTACACGGTAGAGGATATGGTGCTCTTGGGACGCGGTTCGTATCTCGGAGCTTTTGGGCAGCCGGGGAAAAAAGATAGAAAAATAGCCCATGAATGCCTTGAATTAATTGGTATTTCCCATCTGAAGAATAAACTCTGCAATCAAATTAGCGGCGGAGAACTGCAGATGGTACTCATTGCAAGGGCACTTGCCGCCAAACCCTCTTTGCTGGTTTTGGATGAACCTGAATCTAATTTAGATTTTAAAAATCAGATGATTGTTTTAAGTACCATAGAAAAGCTTTGTAAAGAACAGCAGATTTCTACCATTGTCAATACCCACTATCCTGAACATGCAATTGCCATTTCTCAGAAAGCATTACTGCTAAATCAAGATGGCACCAGTCTGTTCGGAGACACTGCTGAAATTTTAAATGAGGATAATTTGCGTCAGGCCTTTGGTGTGAATGTAAAAATTAAAACAATGGTCTTTAAAGAAAAAACACACACCTGCGTAGTCCCAATATCTCTATTGAGTTGA
- the hydE gene encoding [FeFe] hydrogenase H-cluster radical SAM maturase HydE, producing MKNLINKLAEKHILSKDEFELLIQNKNKETEDYLFGKARETAILHYGKDIYIRGIIEFTNYCKNNCYYCGIRKNNFNAHRYRLTKEQILQCCDAAYILGLRTFVLQGGEDIYFTDERIIDIIKDIKKKYSDCAITLSIGEKSHASYKAYFDAGANRYLLRHETANESLYAKLHPSDQLLSIRKQCLYDLKDIGYQVGAGFMVGAPFQTVENIAQDLLFLYELQPEMVGIGPFIPQHDTSFADEKPGTVELTVFLLSIIRLMLPSVLLPATTALGTIHPRGRELGILAGANVIMPNISPQNVRKDYMLYDNKIGTKDDAEESLQVLKEQVKKIGYRIVVARGDYKS from the coding sequence ATGAAAAATCTGATCAATAAATTGGCAGAAAAACATATTCTGTCCAAAGATGAGTTTGAACTGCTGATCCAAAATAAAAACAAAGAAACAGAAGATTATCTTTTCGGTAAAGCAAGGGAAACAGCCATCTTGCATTACGGAAAAGATATCTATATACGAGGTATTATAGAATTCACAAATTACTGTAAAAACAATTGTTATTATTGTGGTATTCGCAAGAACAATTTTAATGCACACCGATATCGTTTAACAAAAGAGCAAATTTTGCAGTGCTGTGATGCTGCCTATATACTTGGGTTGCGCACTTTTGTGCTTCAAGGCGGAGAGGATATATATTTTACCGATGAGCGAATTATTGACATAATAAAAGATATCAAAAAAAAATATTCTGACTGTGCCATCACCCTGTCCATCGGAGAAAAAAGCCATGCTTCATATAAGGCTTACTTTGATGCTGGAGCAAACCGCTATCTTCTGCGTCATGAGACTGCAAATGAGTCTCTTTATGCAAAACTGCATCCTAGCGACCAATTGCTTTCAATTCGTAAGCAATGTCTTTATGATTTAAAGGATATTGGTTATCAGGTTGGCGCTGGGTTTATGGTGGGGGCACCTTTTCAAACGGTGGAAAATATTGCTCAAGATTTACTGTTTCTCTACGAGTTACAGCCTGAAATGGTAGGCATCGGTCCTTTCATTCCCCAGCATGACACTTCTTTTGCAGATGAAAAGCCAGGAACAGTTGAGCTTACCGTATTTCTTCTTAGTATAATTAGATTGATGCTCCCTTCTGTACTTCTCCCTGCAACAACGGCTTTGGGAACAATCCATCCGCGTGGTCGGGAGCTTGGAATATTGGCCGGCGCAAATGTTATCATGCCAAATATTTCACCTCAAAATGTGCGAAAAGATTATATGCTTTATGATAATAAAATTGGCACAAAAGACGATGCAGAAGAATCACTGCAAGTACTCAAGGAACAAGTAAAAAAAATTGGATATCGCATAGTTGTGGCACGGGGTGACTATAAATCATAG
- a CDS encoding iron ABC transporter permease has product MISNERKWNINWTISMIIVMVLSAMVAMTIGRYTISIKEILAVVFPKMFTHVEVLKTMNTVILNVRMPRVLLSMLAGAGLGISGAAFQSLFANPLATPDTLGVATGASFGAALGILMGFSGLGIQMTALLAGIAAVTLVCSISRINGKSNILMIILSGIVISALFSAMVSLIKYVADPQDILPSITYWLMGSMSSTTKETLMLGSPFIIIGIVLIFLVRWKLNVMSLPEDEAKSLGINVKLVRGITILGATMVTASVVSMCGLIGWVGLLIPHIARMIFGNNNQAVVPASICFGAIFMLCIDTIARSVTAAEIPVSILTAVIGAPFFIILLRKTGGIKS; this is encoded by the coding sequence ATGATATCAAATGAGAGAAAGTGGAATATTAACTGGACTATTAGTATGATTATCGTTATGGTGCTTTCAGCTATGGTTGCCATGACAATAGGCAGATATACCATTTCAATAAAAGAAATACTGGCAGTAGTGTTCCCAAAAATGTTTACCCATGTGGAAGTGTTAAAAACCATGAACACTGTTATTCTAAATGTTCGCATGCCCAGGGTTTTGCTGTCAATGCTTGCAGGCGCAGGACTTGGCATATCTGGGGCAGCCTTTCAGAGTCTTTTTGCAAATCCCCTTGCAACGCCAGATACATTAGGCGTTGCAACGGGTGCATCTTTCGGTGCGGCTTTGGGTATACTGATGGGATTTTCAGGCTTAGGAATTCAAATGACAGCATTGCTGGCAGGAATTGCTGCTGTGACTCTTGTATGCTCCATTAGCAGAATTAACGGAAAATCCAATATACTTATGATTATATTGTCAGGTATAGTAATCAGTGCGCTCTTTTCGGCAATGGTATCCTTAATCAAATATGTGGCAGATCCCCAGGATATTCTTCCGTCAATCACTTACTGGCTTATGGGAAGTATGTCTTCGACGACAAAAGAAACACTGATGCTGGGATCTCCCTTTATTATCATTGGAATTGTTTTGATATTTTTGGTGAGGTGGAAACTCAATGTAATGTCCTTGCCGGAGGATGAGGCAAAATCTCTTGGAATTAATGTAAAACTGGTGCGTGGTATTACGATTTTAGGTGCAACTATGGTAACTGCATCCGTGGTATCCATGTGTGGCCTTATAGGCTGGGTTGGTCTTCTGATTCCCCATATAGCAAGAATGATATTTGGCAATAACAATCAGGCGGTTGTGCCTGCAAGCATCTGTTTTGGAGCTATTTTTATGCTGTGCATTGATACAATTGCACGCAGTGTAACAGCAGCGGAGATTCCTGTTTCTATCTTAACTGCTGTCATTGGAGCTCCATTTTTCATTATTTTACTAAGAAAGACGGGAGGAATTAAATCTTGA